A single genomic interval of Spinacia oleracea cultivar Varoflay chromosome 6, BTI_SOV_V1, whole genome shotgun sequence harbors:
- the LOC130463020 gene encoding uncharacterized protein produces the protein MSQNFTPIHTINPSIENLTIQARVIRLWTVPAFNNPSERYTIEMVLLDAEEKKWSCTLWNQYVDQLTEYLSNHPNCQVVVAIQYAKIKTFHGVVGISSSLFVIRLHINTDIAEINDFKERFATV, from the exons ATGTCCCAAAATTTTACTCCCATACACACTATTAATCCGTCCATAGAAAACCTAACGATACAAGCAAGGGTTATCCGACTATGGACAGTTCCTGCCTTCAATAATCCGAGTGAAAGATATACTATTGAAATGGTTTTACTAGATGCAGAG gaaaaaaaatgGAGTTGCACTTTGTGGAATCAATATGTTGATCAATTGACAGAATACTTATCTAATCATCCAAATTGTCAAGTTGTTGTTGCCATCCAGTATGCAAAAATCAAGACTTTTCATG GTGTTGTTGGAATATCGAGTTCCCTATTTGTGATTAGACTCCATATAAATACTGATATTGCAGAGATAAATGACTTTAAAGAGAG GTTTGCAACTGTGTGA